A part of Schistosoma mansoni strain Puerto Rico chromosome W, complete genome genomic DNA contains:
- a CDS encoding putative e1b-55kD-associated protein gives MVPEPDNWEESASVFLDTYNCDLNLMTDATSFQAKPLTEGGFSLMWAGVRANYGSISGKSFFEVRVVKNLPVENYDSLVGGATHVLRVGWSTEDTDFTLGEEPQSFGYGGTGKKSTNNKFTDYGCTFGEGDVVGAFIEWTNVEALLRFSVNGVDQGECFRVQKSQLGEHSALFPHVYVKNVEFACNFGQENQSPWFSPNIPSDDPLSWQQMNCLPLSCRVHGRCPPQSKSECEVIMMVGLPGAGKTYFAEQQKTEHREKQYNILGTNLILDKMKVMGIARQRNYHGRWDVLIDKATKCLNTLISMACMRRRNYILDQTNVYPSAQRRKMRPFEGFKRKAIVIVPTDEEFRRRIAQREKEEGKEVPETAVLEMKANFGIPRPVSEDPSSVFDEVIFTELGLDDAKVLVTQYNQEGQTNRQPPEKRQRWDGGNRDRDDSRNSRFRGRDSRDRGRDMPRGRRDDFRSSPNRRNDDRGRRDYRGGYNASRDRSREGDRFDRNSDRESFGRQPSGRYGGGPPGGRFGPPNRGPFPSGMSGPGGFGGFDNSRGGMMRSGPARGGFTAPNFDSRAGRGAYRGSMDRGNPGYGGPNDTMYNRFDGNAGDAEPIGNAYDMSEASLSQPPYEGGPMSGGFRGGYGGSGRGVQMQGSRGAPGRGGTSMGRGAVAPGRAANTDRGVDRGQLGRNAPVSGRGGAQPDRDMIGGFPDDSQQYNMYGGAEGYQNPAEEQYPGPPNDDYRNRRFGGPGPYNANALQKPSGGSYSAYQRGNPPFSGGPAGYPNAPGGGYNRGSLPSYGNPNSASNYPNSYTGDQGNFTNPSSDPYSGGMASDRSGRPGMQQNSGGPFGGSHAYGTSDPDKTAMSQNEHSSTDSSSLYASGAARYSDNHPSATNIPPGPRQSRFDTKPETNTTSQTSAYNSYALGSSYPGGFTSNGNQKATIQPSNPPGGPRSGRSRFDVGPPASQPIPPAAPVQSTTYNPPSQSVNRPQPQVQQTATSTQQAQPQSYGYGYSTQNTKLDGSSNQNAPPVSQSYGAYNYGYGYGTYGSQTAQPSATVNRCAPTTGTTQQSLYASAVADKPQLTQQTAAPAVSSATTTTATSDHSTPAAAAYASYYYGAPQSATGSTQGAGKYDAAMAAAQQFNAWQQQQQPSAVSGSVSSSVPSAPTATVTPQTPAANPYASYYPGYSTYPSGYGTIPVGGAPPGGVPTAAAPPAMSQYYTGYR, from the exons ATGGTTCCGGAACCAGATAATTGGGAAGAAAGCGCATCTGTCTTCCTAGACACCTACAATTGTGATTTGAATCTCATGACCGATGCTACTAGCTTTCAGGCTAAGCCTCTGACTGAGGGTGGTTTCTCACTAATGTGGGCTGGAGTAAGAGCAAATTACGGCTCAATATCTGGGAAG TCATTTTTCGAAGTACGAGTAGTAAAAAATCTCCCGGTGGAGAACTATGATAGTTTGGTCGGTGGGGCAACTCACGTACTACGAGTGGGCTGGTCTACAGAAGACACCGACTTCACTCTTGGTGAAGAGCCTCAATCTTTTGGCTATGGGGGTACGGGAAAAAAGTCTACAAACAATAAGTTTACTGACTATGGTTGTACATTTGGAGAAGGTGATGTCGTTGGTGCTTTCATC GAATGGACAAATGTTGAAGCTCTGTTAAGGTTTAGTGTCAATGGTGTGGACCAAGGGGAGTGCTTCCGTGTTCAAAAGTCGCAGTTAGGAGAACATTCTGCTTTGTTTCCGCACGTGTACGTAAAGAACGTTGAGTTTGCCTGCAACTTCGGTCAAGAAAATCAGTCTCCTTGGTTTAGTCCTAATATCCCGTCCG ACGATCCTTTATCTTGGCAACAAATGAACTGTTTACCCCTATCTTGTCGCGTGCATGGTCGCTGCCCACCTCAATCAAAGTCTGAGTGTGAAGTGATCATGATGGTAGGACTACCGGGAGCAGGAAAAACGTATTTCGCTGAGCAACAGAAAACAGAGCATCGTGAGAAGCAATATAATATACTGGGAACCAACCTTATTTTAGATAAAATGAAA GTAATGGGCATTGCACGACAACGTAATTATCACGGGAGATGGGATGTTTTGATTGACAAAGCAACGAAGTGTTTGAATACACTTATTAGTATGGCGTGTATGCGCCGTCGTAATTACATTTTGGATCAG ACAAATGTGTACCCGTCAGCACAGCGCCGTAAAATGCGTCCATTTGAAGGTTTCAAGCGAAAGGCCATTGTTATCGTTCCTACTGACGAAGAATTCAGGCGGCGAATTGCCCAACGGGAAAAAGAGGAGGGCAAAGAAGTGCCTGAAACTGCAGTTCTCGAGATGAAAG CAAATTTTGGAATTCCTAGACCTGTATCTGAAGATCCCTCTAGCGTTTTTGATGAGGTTATCTTTACCGAACTTGGTCTAGATGATGCAAAAGTCCTAGTTACTCAATACAATCAAGAAGGACAGACGAACAGGCAACCACCAGAAAAGCGCCAGCGTTGGGACGGTGGAAATCGTGACCGGGATGACTCACGGAATTCACGTTTCCGCGGGCGGGATAGCCGAGATCGTGGTCGTGACATGCCGCGTGGACGACGAGATGATTTTCGAAGCTCTCCGAACCGCCGAAATGATGATCGTGGTCGCCGTGACTACAG AGGCGGTTACAATGCTTCACGTGATCGAAGTCGTGAGGGAGATCGCTTCGATCGAA ATAGCGACCGAGAGTCATTTGGTCGTCAGCCCAGTGGAAGGTATGGTGGTGGTCCTCCTGGTGGTCGTTTCGGGCCTCCGAATCGTGGACCGTTTCCAAGTGGGATGTCTGGCCCGGGTGGATTTGGAGGTTTCGACAACTCCCGCGGTGGCATGATGAGGAGCGGCCCTGCAAGAGGCGGTTTCACTGCACCGAATTTTGATTCGCGTGCTGGACGAGGTGCCTATCGTGGTTCAATGGACCGAGGGAACCCAGGTTATGGTGGGCCAAATGACACTATGTATAATCGCTTTGATGGTAATGCAGGTGATGCAGAGCCGATTGGCAATGCCTATGATATGAGCGAAGCCTCACTTTCTCAGCCGCCGTATGAAG GCGGCCCAATGAGTGGAGGCTTTAGAGGAGGGTACGGAGGTAGTGGTCGCGGTGTCCAAATGCAGGGATCTCGCGGAGCCCCCGGTCGTGGTGGGACGTCTATGGGACGTGGGGCAGTCGCCCCAGGACGCGCAGCTAATACTGACAGGGGTGTTGATCGTGGTCAACTGGGTCGTAACGCACCCGTTTCCGGTCGTGGCGGTGCTCAGCCTGATCGTGATATGATTGGCGGATTTCCCGACGATAGCCAACAGTATAATATGTACGGTGGTGCGGAAGGTTATCAAAATCCAGCTGAGGAGCAATATCCGGGGCCACCAAATGATGATTATCGAAACAGACGTTTTGGCGGACCAGGTCCCTACAACGCAAACGCATTGCAAAAGCCCTCTGGTGGTAGTTATTCTGCCTATCAAAGAGGCAATCCTCCGTTCTCAGGTGGTCCAGCAGGATATCCAAATGCGCCTGGTGGTGGTTACAATCGAGGGAGTCTCCCTTCATATGGGAATCCTAATTCTGCTTCTAATTATCCCAACTCATATACTGGTGATCAGGGTAATTTCACAAACCCTAGCTCAGATCCTTACAGTGGAGGTATGGCGTCAGACAGATCTGGGAGACCTGGAATGCAACAAAATTCAGGTGGTCCTTTCGGAGGATCTCACGCCTATGGTACCAGTGATCCTGATAAAACAGCCATGTCACAGAATGAACATTCAAGTACAGATAGTTCCAGCTTGTATGCATCTGGTGCTGCTCGCTATTCCGACAACCACCCCTCTGCTACCAATATCCCTCCCGGTCCTAGACAATCACGTTTTGATACCAAACCAGAAACCAATACTACTTCACAGACAAGTGCATATAATAGCTATGCTTTGGGATCCAGTTATCCAGGCGGATTTACTTCAAATGGTAATCAAAAAGCAACTATTCAACCATCTAATCCTCCTGGGGGTCCCAGGTCTGGCCGCAGTCGGTTTGATGTTGGACCGCCTGCTTCACAACCGATCCCTCCAGCTGCACCCGTACAGAGCACTACTTATAATCCACCATCACAATCAGTTAATCGGCCGCAACCTCAAGTACAACAAACTGCAACATCAACCCAG cAAGCTCAACCGCAAAGTTACGGGTATGGTTATTCTACTCAGAATACAAAACTGGATGGAAGTAGTAATCAAAACGCCCCTCCTGTTAGTCAATCTTATGGTGCTTACAACTATGGATACGGATACGGTACGTACGGGTCGCAAACTGCTCAGCCATCCGCAACCGTTAATCGATGTGCACCCACAACTGGTACCACCCAGCAGTCACTATATGCCTCAGCTGTTGCTGACAAACCTCAACTAACTCAACAGACAGCCGCGCCAGCAGTTTCTTCCGCCACCACCACTACTGCCACATCTGACCATTCGACGCCGGCTGCAGCAGCTTATGCCTCCTATTACTATGGTGCTCCCCAAAGTGCTACTGGAAGTACTCAAGGAGCTGGGAAGTACGATGCAGCGATGGCTGCTGCACAACAGTTTAACGCGTGGCAACAACAGCAGCAACCTTCGGCTGTGTCTGGTAGTGTATCCAGCAGCGTCCCAAGTGCTCCAACCGCAACAGTAACACCACAGACACCAGCCGCAAATCCTTATGCAAGCTATTACCCTGGGTATTCTACTTATCCATCTGGGTATGGTACTATCCCAGTTGGCGGTGCTCCTCCAGGTGGGGTCCCAACTGCTGCCGCTCCGCCAGCAATGAGTCAATATTACACCGGTTATCGCTAA
- a CDS encoding putative e1b-55kD-associated protein: MSEEIDVSKLKVPELRAELGRRGLNTFGTKQILMDRLNDALKSASPNSDKKQPADPEEQPHLASANLSRQPSQNSGRDVLDSSPKVSPQRGCENGLANEKDSSPGDQHQKPEQENLKRRRSPSHSPRRRSRSRDRDSRRSPRRRSRSPQVKSRMVPEPDNWEESASVFLDTYNCDLNLMTDATSFQAKPLTEGGFSLMWAGVRANYGSISGKSFFEVRVVKNLPVENYDSLVGGATHVLRVGWSTEDTDFTLGEEPQSFGYGGTGKKSTNNKFTDYGCTFGEGDVVGAFIEWTNVEALLRFSVNGVDQGECFRVQKSQLGEHSALFPHVYVKNVEFACNFGQENQSPWFSPNIPSDDPLSWQQMNCLPLSCRVHGRCPPQSKSECEVIMMVGLPGAGKTYFAEQQKTEHREKQYNILGTNLILDKMKVMGIARQRNYHGRWDVLIDKATKCLNTLISMACMRRRNYILDQTNVYPSAQRRKMRPFEGFKRKAIVIVPTDEEFRRRIAQREKEEGKEVPETAVLEMKANFGIPRPVSEDPSSVFDEVIFTELGLDDAKVLVTQYNQEGQTNRQPPEKRQRWDGGNRDRDDSRNSRFRGRDSRDRGRDMPRGRRDDFRSSPNRRNDDRGRRDYRGGYNASRDRSREGDRFDRNSDRESFGRQPSGRYGGGPPGGRFGPPNRGPFPSGMSGPGGFGGFDNSRGGMMRSGPARGGFTAPNFDSRAGRGAYRGSMDRGNPGYGGPNDTMYNRFDGNAGDAEPIGNAYDMSEASLSQPPYEGGPMSGGFRGGYGGSGRGVQMQGSRGAPGRGGTSMGRGAVAPGRAANTDRGVDRGQLGRNAPVSGRGGAQPDRDMIGGFPDDSQQYNMYGGAEGYQNPAEEQYPGPPNDDYRNRRFGGPGPYNANALQKPSGGSYSAYQRGNPPFSGGPAGYPNAPGGGYNRGSLPSYGNPNSASNYPNSYTGDQGNFTNPSSDPYSGGMASDRSGRPGMQQNSGGPFGGSHAYGTSDPDKTAMSQNEHSSTDSSSLYASGAARYSDNHPSATNIPPGPRQSRFDTKPETNTTSQTSAYNSYALGSSYPGGFTSNGNQKATIQPSNPPGGPRSGRSRFDVGPPASQPIPPAAPVQSTTYNPPSQSVNRPQPQVQQTATSTQVNY; the protein is encoded by the exons ATGAGTGAGGAAATCGATGTGTCTAAGTTGAAAGTACCGGAGTTGAGAGCCGAGTTAGGTAGGCGAGGTCTCAATACCTTCGGAACAAAGCAAATTTTAATGGATCGCCTAAATGACGCTCTCAAATCGGCATCTCCTAATTCTGATAAAAAGCAACCAGCAG ACCCTGAAGAACAACCACACTTGGCGTCTGCCAATCTGTCAAGGCAACCGAGTCAGAACTCGGGACGTGATGTGCTGGATTCAAGTCCTAAAGTGTCTCCACAACGTGGGTGTGAGAATGGG TTAGCGAATGAAAAGGATAGTAGTCCAGGTGATCAACATCAAAAACCAGAACAAGAAAACCTCAAACGTAGGCGCTCACCATCACACTCTCCCCGTCGCAGATCTAGGTCACGAGACAGGGACTCTCGCAGGTCACCCCGTAGACGTTCCAGATCCCCACAGGTCAAATCAAGAATGGTTCCGGAACCAGATAATTGGGAAGAAAGCGCATCTGTCTTCCTAGACACCTACAATTGTGATTTGAATCTCATGACCGATGCTACTAGCTTTCAGGCTAAGCCTCTGACTGAGGGTGGTTTCTCACTAATGTGGGCTGGAGTAAGAGCAAATTACGGCTCAATATCTGGGAAG TCATTTTTCGAAGTACGAGTAGTAAAAAATCTCCCGGTGGAGAACTATGATAGTTTGGTCGGTGGGGCAACTCACGTACTACGAGTGGGCTGGTCTACAGAAGACACCGACTTCACTCTTGGTGAAGAGCCTCAATCTTTTGGCTATGGGGGTACGGGAAAAAAGTCTACAAACAATAAGTTTACTGACTATGGTTGTACATTTGGAGAAGGTGATGTCGTTGGTGCTTTCATC GAATGGACAAATGTTGAAGCTCTGTTAAGGTTTAGTGTCAATGGTGTGGACCAAGGGGAGTGCTTCCGTGTTCAAAAGTCGCAGTTAGGAGAACATTCTGCTTTGTTTCCGCACGTGTACGTAAAGAACGTTGAGTTTGCCTGCAACTTCGGTCAAGAAAATCAGTCTCCTTGGTTTAGTCCTAATATCCCGTCCG ACGATCCTTTATCTTGGCAACAAATGAACTGTTTACCCCTATCTTGTCGCGTGCATGGTCGCTGCCCACCTCAATCAAAGTCTGAGTGTGAAGTGATCATGATGGTAGGACTACCGGGAGCAGGAAAAACGTATTTCGCTGAGCAACAGAAAACAGAGCATCGTGAGAAGCAATATAATATACTGGGAACCAACCTTATTTTAGATAAAATGAAA GTAATGGGCATTGCACGACAACGTAATTATCACGGGAGATGGGATGTTTTGATTGACAAAGCAACGAAGTGTTTGAATACACTTATTAGTATGGCGTGTATGCGCCGTCGTAATTACATTTTGGATCAG ACAAATGTGTACCCGTCAGCACAGCGCCGTAAAATGCGTCCATTTGAAGGTTTCAAGCGAAAGGCCATTGTTATCGTTCCTACTGACGAAGAATTCAGGCGGCGAATTGCCCAACGGGAAAAAGAGGAGGGCAAAGAAGTGCCTGAAACTGCAGTTCTCGAGATGAAAG CAAATTTTGGAATTCCTAGACCTGTATCTGAAGATCCCTCTAGCGTTTTTGATGAGGTTATCTTTACCGAACTTGGTCTAGATGATGCAAAAGTCCTAGTTACTCAATACAATCAAGAAGGACAGACGAACAGGCAACCACCAGAAAAGCGCCAGCGTTGGGACGGTGGAAATCGTGACCGGGATGACTCACGGAATTCACGTTTCCGCGGGCGGGATAGCCGAGATCGTGGTCGTGACATGCCGCGTGGACGACGAGATGATTTTCGAAGCTCTCCGAACCGCCGAAATGATGATCGTGGTCGCCGTGACTACAG AGGCGGTTACAATGCTTCACGTGATCGAAGTCGTGAGGGAGATCGCTTCGATCGAA ATAGCGACCGAGAGTCATTTGGTCGTCAGCCCAGTGGAAGGTATGGTGGTGGTCCTCCTGGTGGTCGTTTCGGGCCTCCGAATCGTGGACCGTTTCCAAGTGGGATGTCTGGCCCGGGTGGATTTGGAGGTTTCGACAACTCCCGCGGTGGCATGATGAGGAGCGGCCCTGCAAGAGGCGGTTTCACTGCACCGAATTTTGATTCGCGTGCTGGACGAGGTGCCTATCGTGGTTCAATGGACCGAGGGAACCCAGGTTATGGTGGGCCAAATGACACTATGTATAATCGCTTTGATGGTAATGCAGGTGATGCAGAGCCGATTGGCAATGCCTATGATATGAGCGAAGCCTCACTTTCTCAGCCGCCGTATGAAG GCGGCCCAATGAGTGGAGGCTTTAGAGGAGGGTACGGAGGTAGTGGTCGCGGTGTCCAAATGCAGGGATCTCGCGGAGCCCCCGGTCGTGGTGGGACGTCTATGGGACGTGGGGCAGTCGCCCCAGGACGCGCAGCTAATACTGACAGGGGTGTTGATCGTGGTCAACTGGGTCGTAACGCACCCGTTTCCGGTCGTGGCGGTGCTCAGCCTGATCGTGATATGATTGGCGGATTTCCCGACGATAGCCAACAGTATAATATGTACGGTGGTGCGGAAGGTTATCAAAATCCAGCTGAGGAGCAATATCCGGGGCCACCAAATGATGATTATCGAAACAGACGTTTTGGCGGACCAGGTCCCTACAACGCAAACGCATTGCAAAAGCCCTCTGGTGGTAGTTATTCTGCCTATCAAAGAGGCAATCCTCCGTTCTCAGGTGGTCCAGCAGGATATCCAAATGCGCCTGGTGGTGGTTACAATCGAGGGAGTCTCCCTTCATATGGGAATCCTAATTCTGCTTCTAATTATCCCAACTCATATACTGGTGATCAGGGTAATTTCACAAACCCTAGCTCAGATCCTTACAGTGGAGGTATGGCGTCAGACAGATCTGGGAGACCTGGAATGCAACAAAATTCAGGTGGTCCTTTCGGAGGATCTCACGCCTATGGTACCAGTGATCCTGATAAAACAGCCATGTCACAGAATGAACATTCAAGTACAGATAGTTCCAGCTTGTATGCATCTGGTGCTGCTCGCTATTCCGACAACCACCCCTCTGCTACCAATATCCCTCCCGGTCCTAGACAATCACGTTTTGATACCAAACCAGAAACCAATACTACTTCACAGACAAGTGCATATAATAGCTATGCTTTGGGATCCAGTTATCCAGGCGGATTTACTTCAAATGGTAATCAAAAAGCAACTATTCAACCATCTAATCCTCCTGGGGGTCCCAGGTCTGGCCGCAGTCGGTTTGATGTTGGACCGCCTGCTTCACAACCGATCCCTCCAGCTGCACCCGTACAGAGCACTACTTATAATCCACCATCACAATCAGTTAATCGGCCGCAACCTCAAGTACAACAAACTGCAACATCAACCCAGGTAAATTATTAA